In Ciconia boyciana chromosome 3, ASM3463844v1, whole genome shotgun sequence, a genomic segment contains:
- the LOC140649674 gene encoding phosphofurin acidic cluster sorting protein 1-like, with translation MAAAAAGALGSGPAAGPPAVAGGAAAMAGPGPVPVPMNLFATWEIDRSAPSCVPRLCSLRLKKLTVLKELDKELSSVLIAVKIQGSKRVLRSNEYVLPPGGLMETELELTFSLQYPHFLKRDGNKLQIMLQRRKRYKNRTILGYKTLAVGVINMAEVMQHPTDGGQLLGLHSNMKDVNIRVAEISIYSLSSQPIDHEDGSVPSGPKIKASDRSPDIDNYSEEEDDSFSSEQEASDDAVQGQDLFDEEDDLRKTKKARRKMIRTTSMTRQPNFKQKFVALLKRFKVTEEVLDSDPVDQTQEVEEDLGLLYDSLEECNNSDSGPEIEDNESVHSTPKPTLRRFFEGVSHSGSQTEIGSLHSQKGQDQESGSPGEADKRKPGVLRPQEEPGVEVPAVELAAEEPCSRLAPAEAATREGSMDRLAQLGPGTKAELPSAVSPSKAESKQLWRPRSTSVKDRQSSKGQGGRASSLDSESSPDSWHSTQVPRKSVYDQLNQILVSDEQLPESIVLVNVAEWQGQYVSEQLQAHKQLVVSTCSVADIQAAFNTTVSRIQRYCNCNSHMPPPVKVVVAGDQSYLSVVLRFFVEQLASKTPDWLNYLRFLLVPLGSHPLAKYLASVDNKYSTLFLDAAWRELFSRAEPPIADTVDIAGRVAQFIAGASLSHQLPISEAMLTYKQKSPDEDSCQKFVPFVGVVKVGLVEQSFSASVDSDDATVCTPSLLSSAPATGGVAPYGKETVSTPPPSPSVSSGLSGAGSLSPGVEVMGLQVDYWTTQGLDRKKEGEKRETGIKNTLKSNFRSLQVSRIPSTGELVPPSTMAMTVVTKEKNKKVMFLSKKPKEKDLEPKSQVIEGITRLICTAKHQNTMLRVSIDGVEWNDVKFFQLAAQWPTHVKYLPVGIFGYSKSV, from the exons GGTTCAAAGCGAGTCCTGAGATCAAATGAATACGTCCTCCCGCCTGGTGGCCTGATGGAGACTGAGCTGGAGCTGACCTTCTCACTGCAG TACCCACACTTCCTCAAGAGAGATGGCAACAAACTGCAGATCATGTTGCAGCGGAGGAAGAGATACAAGAACCGCACGATCCTGGGCTACAAGACCCTTGCAGTGGGCGTCATTAACATGGCCGAG GTGATGCAGCACCCAACGGATGGCGGGCAGCTTCTGGGCCTCCACAGCAACATGAAGGATGTGAACATCCGAGTGGCTGAAATCAGCATCTACTCTTTGTCCAGTCAGCCCATTGACCATGAGGATGGGAGCGTTCCCTCAGGTCCTAAAATCAAAGCTTCAG ATCGCTCCCCAGACATTGATAACTACTCTGAAGAAGAGGATGACAGCTTCTCCTCAGAGCAGGAAGCCAGTGATGATGCTGTGCAGGGTCAG GATCTGTTTGATGAAGAGGATGACTTGAGAAAAACCAAGAAGGCTAGGAGGAAAATGATCCGAACCACATCAATGACCAGA caaCCAAACTTCAAGCAGAAATTTGTGGCTTTGCTGAAGAGGTTTAAAGTGACGGAGGAG GTCCTGGACTCTGACCCTGTAGACCAGACccaggaggtggaggaagacCTGGGCTTGCTCTATGACAGCCTGGAAGAGTGCAACAACAGTGACAGCGGCCCAGAGATTGAGGACAATGAGAGTGTGCACAGCACACCCAAGCCCACCCTGAG GCGTTTCTTTGAGGGAGTCTCTCATTCTGGTTCCCAGACTGAGATCGGCAGTCTGCACAGCCAGAAAGGGCAGGATCAAGAGTCGGGCAGCCCT GGCGAGGCAGACAAGCGGAAGCCAGGAGTGCTGCGACCACAGGAAGAGCCAGGAGTGGAGGTCCCTGCAGTG gagctggctgcagaggagccaTGTTCACGGCTGGCCCCCGCAGAGGCTGCCACGAGGGAAGGCAGTATGGACAGGCTGGCCCAGCTGGGCCCTGGGACCAAAGCTGAGCTCCCCAGTGCCGTGTCCCCCAG caaagcagagagcaagCAGTTGTGGCGTCCCCGCAGCACCTCTGTGAAGGACcggcagagctcaaagggacAGGGTGGCCGCGCCAGCAGCCTGGACAGCGAGAGCTCTCCAGACTCATGGCACAGCACCCAG GTGCCCCGAAAGTCTGTTTACGATCAGCTGAACCAGATCCTGGTCTCAGATGAGCAGCTCCCTGAGAGCATTGTGCTGGTGAATGTCGCTGAGTGGCAGGGGCAG TATGTGAGTGAGCAGCTCCAGGCGCACAAGCAGTTGGTCGTATCCACCTGCTCCGTGGCGGACATCCAGGCAGCCTTCAACACCACCGTCTCCCGCATCCAGCGATA CTGTAACTGTAACTCCCACATGCCTCCCCCTGTGAaggtggtggtggcaggggaCCAGAGCTACCTGAGCGTTGTCCTCCGTTTCTTTGTGGAGCAGCTGGCCAGCAAGACACCCGACTGGCTCAACTACCTTCGTTTCCTGCTTGTGCCTCTGG GCTCTCACCCTCTGGCCAAGTACCTGGCCTCGGTGGATAACAAATACAGCACTCTCTTCCTGGACGCAGCATGGCGGGAGCTGTtcagcagggctgagccacCCATCGCAg ACACTGTGGACATTGCGGGCCGCGTTGCCCAGTTCATCGCTGGAGCCAGCCTCTCTCACCAGCTCCCCATCTCTGAGGCCATGCTGACGTACAAGCAGAAGAG CCCTGACGAGGACTCCTGCCAGAAGTTTGTACCCTTTGTGGGG GTGGTGAAGGTGGGCCTGGTGGAGCAGTCCTTCAGCGCCTCTG TGGATTCGGATGATGCCACAGTCTGCACTCCCTCCCTGCTGAGCTCAGCACCAGCCACTGGTGGAGTGGCCCCCTATGGCAAGGAGACTGTGAGCACCCCGCCACCCTCCCCATCTGTCAGCAGTGGCCTCTCGGGTGCTGG GTCTCTGAGCCCTGGTGTGGAGGTGATGGGCCTGCAGGTGGACTACTGGACAACACAAGGGCTGGACAGGAAGAAGGAGGGCGAGAAGCGGGAGACGGGTATCAAGAACACACTCAAGAGCAACTTCCGCTCACTCCAGGTCAGCCGCATCCCCAGCACAGGGGAGCTGGTGCCCCCTAGCACCATGGCTATGACCGTGGTCaccaaggagaaaaacaagaaag TCATGTTCCTGAGCAAGAAACCAAAAGAGAAGGACCTGGAGCCCAAAAGCCAAGTCATTGAAGGGATCACACGCCTCATCTGCACAGCCAAGCACCAGAACACCATGTTGCGAG TCTCCATAGATGGAGTGGAGTGGAATGATGTGAAGTTTTTCCAGCTGGCAGCACAGTGGCCAACACACGTCAAGTACCTCCCTGTGGGCATCTTTGGCTACTCGAAGAGTGTGTGA
- the MRPL2 gene encoding large ribosomal subunit protein uL2m → MAAGLCRAFGSLLLSAAPRRARLPALPRAPPPGPPPCLPGGALAAARRGLGGSAPRCTTDPLWKCRVKYTVRPVGMKKTGGRDHTGRIRVRGIGGGHKRRYRMIDFQRLRYEEGAPPEPFTEKVIDVRYDPCRSADIALVAGGNRKRWIIATENMQPGDIIKNSSHIGRMAVLANEGDAYPLGALPVGTLICNLESHPGKGAQYIRAAGTCGVLLRKVNGTAIVQLPSKRHMQVLETCVATVGRVSNVDHNKRVIGKAGRNRWLGKRPHTGLWHRKGGWAGRKIKPLPPMKSYVNLPRVTAQE, encoded by the exons ATGGCGGCGGGGCTGTGCCGCGCCTTCGGGTCGCTCCTGCTGtcggccgcgccgcgccgcgcccggctgcccgccctgccccgcgccccgccgcccggaCCCCCGCCCTGCCTGCCGGGGGGCGCGCTGGCGGCTGCCCGCCGCGGGCTGGGCGGCTCGGCGCCGCGCTGCACCACCGACCCCCTGTGGAAGTGCCGGGTCAAGTACACGGTGCGGCCCGTGGGCATGAAGAAGACGGGCGGCCGCGACCACACAG GCCGCATCCGCGTGCGGGGGATCGGCGGGGGACACAAGCGGCGGTACCGCATGATCGACTTCCAGCGGCTGCGCTACGAGGAGGGGGCCCCGCCAGAGCCCTTCACCGAGAAGGTCATCGACGTCCGATACGACCCTTGCAG GTCGGCTGACATCGCCCTGGTGGCCGGCGGCAACCGTAAGCGCTGGATCATTGCCACGGAGAACATGCAGCCGGGGGACATCATCAAGAACTCCTCTCACATTGGCAGGATGGCAG TGTTGGCCAATGAAGGGGACGCCTACCCGCTGGGGGCTCTGCCTGTCGGCACGCTGATCTGCAACCTGGAGAGCCACCCTGGGAAGGGAGCGCAGTACATCCGGGCAGCTG GGACTTGTGGGGTGCTGCTGAGGAAAGTGAATGGGACGGCCATCGTGCAGCTGCCCTCCAAGAGGCATATGCAG GTGCTGGAGACCTGCGTGGCCACGGTGGGCCGTGTGTCCAATGTCGACCACAACAAGCGGGTGAttgggaaggcaggcaggaaccGCTGGCTGGGCAAGCGCCCGCACACAGGCTTGTGGCATCGCAAGGGTGGCTGGGCCGGGCGCAAGATCAAGCCTCTCCCGCCCATGAAGAGCTACGTCAACCTGCCACGGGTCACAGCACAGGAGTGA
- the LOC140649675 gene encoding LOW QUALITY PROTEIN: cullin-9-like (The sequence of the model RefSeq protein was modified relative to this genomic sequence to represent the inferred CDS: inserted 2 bases in 2 codons), which produces MVNERHNGNLLVHLGPKLQAYPEKLLRQRRGHDGQPEYLIQWSIISLEERAVGGSSASSAETKPENILMWMSAEEVCASCPALLGKRKLEGQWVKEEKAASPLAGDVPLDEASLLEMKADVRSLVQRAGRQMAETGAPESSILNTIHVLSAYASIGSLAGAFKETGALDLLMKMLCHKEKQIRRSAGKMLRALASHDAGSWAYVLLSLSQQDGIEQHMDFDSRYTLLELFAETTSSEEHCMSFEGIHLPQIPGKLLFVLVKRYLCVTSLMDKLSSGVEQGGEQQDCAVPSLLTEERSRVKQEFEFSMAMANLILELVHVMGWDRSCKPELLPQQELRPRTTRSIFQHRATSCTTTQAAPTPPPKEPSIFKTRSAFPSRSSYVEYVQANLVCGMRVRMLEDYEQVSAGDEGDFRQSNDGTPPVQVYWQALGSTYWVHWHMVEIIGPSGQEEHEGQEKVSTLTHSHKLAAAQRGSSEDVAQPFFCKPFGGLYSLPYLGEQPTKAAEILSRAEWWELLFFVKKLEAQEQKEIACLIQQNWGEQLLEVDEEALIQLSVPVELAQKVLLVLEKRCQGSAQRDLRGSHIYAKYFLGRGAEQDGRGSTVVSSEGASCGSTSPEATTAKAVKEDLSAATVPPRAPAVAVKSDSQLFSELLAREGLFFPEVMEEQIKALVSSKGVSERGSLAKVAAMVDVIQSSSSEVGLRLAGLKHIVKILEEEPEPEQQVGKAQGGLGTRSVGEKLVKVAVELLSTEVAEKALVVVTLRLLAVLMAKYDWRVRFATEGGVRAVLACMQQHGSSALVQQAGLAALKVLVGAVAGEPGGAGGKPLPLNHADAQMMREIFASIGSASSEGSASLLRAIPAAMSTMQRVPGGSSGVQNGLLVVNMLIDGHRGLAEQLASCDLPTVLQSCWWDRQSAGCPHAMLALGVINRLAEHRLPLGLEMAGREAPLDLRDMQTLLGGLGDSILSKDVVVALERQLCGEGPVPSGEVAQLLQDHRCFRLLLRSFELLGAEKAVSLSILRILNKFLDSYQEDVLPWHECVEPCLSSLSAHCSDREQVVQEFVGFLHRLATASKDCTVAMCRVGTREALSKALDKHGVAPSLAPALLDLVIDCEKYASLYKKLTTSILAGCIQLVLGQIEEHRRSHQPISIPFFDVFLRNLCQGSNVEVKEDKCWEKVQVSSNPHRASKLTDGNPKTYWESNGSTGSHFITVHMQCGVVVREMSMLVASEDSSYMPARVVVLGGDSPATIRTELNAVTVLPSDSRVILLENMTRFWPVIQIRVKRCQQGGIDTRVRGIEVLGPKPTFWPIFKEQLCRRTFLSCTARAHAWCQEICRDRXRLLQLFGRLNRALQHEQGFADRFLPDDEAARALGRTCWEALVNPLVQSITSPDPHGVSXLAWLLSEYLESAEPSRRATSRGAVFGSRVRRLTQLLVHVDPGSPEPEEARAAGGKEGKNKEVPARAVKAAVEKSSGLWGISQCWRGVVQQQVQRFLEAAGQAPDLVERYCGLYQRLRGATEELFGQQAAFVLALGQGFAGALLQLSFLTTLHVSEQFARYLDGQIQELHGAVGSAGPLQRLQQILEPFVVFSGLELAHTFEHFYRHYLGDRLLAQGPSWLEGAIVDQIGLCFPSRFPQEMLSNLAESEELQQQFYLFQLQEQDKRLLELDMGLDEALGTASVADVPEVKVLALAPRCWPVSPSCYMDEPGRFFSADLSSPLDEFADFCRRSQSQLGWECTKPRRLQWTWLGHAELQFGDCVLHVSTLQMYILLCFNSAEEVAVEALLQATGLPADLVHHALTPLTHGEGVLVWSCMPGAPGALRLNQAALAHASGRHLRLLPRQRYLRAERAELSALERKRNILCCLITRILKVEKQLHIDNLVFRVIDACQKGELSPGLQFLSFCCHSVDVLSCVLHLLNQGYLRRQEERPHVLEYISAEPTTPPTSQVQPQVAFQTVEIKTAASPASAERRQTFSTFR; this is translated from the exons ATGGTGAACGAGAGGCATAATGGCAACctgcttgtgcacctgggaCCCAAACTGCAGGCCTACCCGGAGAAGCTGCTCCGGCAGCGGCGAGGCCACGACGGCCAGCCTGAGTACCTGATCCAGTGGAGTATCATCAGCTTGGAAGAGAGAGCAGTGGGAGGCAGCAGTGCCTCCTCTGCAGAGACCAAGCCGGAGAACATCTTGATGTGGATGTCTGCAGAAGAGGTCTGTGCCAGCTGCCCGGCGCTGCTGGGCAAGAGGAAGCTGGAAGGGCAGTGGGTGAAAGAGGAGAAGGCAGCCAGCCCGTTGGCTGGAGATGTCCCGCTGGATGAAGCCTCGCTGCTGGAGATGAAGGCCGATGTCAGGAGCCTGGTGCAGCGAGCTGGCCGGCAGATGGCCGAAACCGGGGCTCCCGAGTCCTCCATCCTCAACACCATCCACGTGCTGAGCGCGTACGCCAGCATTGGCTCGCTGGCGGGTGCCTTCAAGGAGACGGGAGCCCTCGACTTGCTGATGAAGATGCTGTGCCACAAGGAGAAGCAAATCCGCCGCAGTGCTGGCAAGATGCTGAGGGCCCTGGCTTCGCATGATGCAg GGAGTTGGGCCTATGTCCTGCTGTCCCTGAGCCAGCAGGATGGCATTGAGCAGCACATGGACTTTGACAGTCGCTACACGTTACTGGAGCTGTTTGCTGAGACAACATCCTCTGAAGAGCACTGCATGTCCTTTGAGGGGATTCACCTTCCCCAG ATCCCCGGGAAGCTGCTGTTCGTCCTGGTGAAGCGCTACCTGTGTGTCACTTCTCTCATGGACAAGCTCAGCAGTGGcgtggagcagggaggggagcagcaggactGCGCTGTGCCCAGCCTGCTCACTGAGGAGAGGAGCCGTGTGAAGCAGGAGTTTGAGTTCAGCATGGCTATGGCAAATCTCATCTTGGAGCTGGTGCATGTGATGGGCTGGGACCGCAGCTgcaagccagagctgctgccccaACAGGAGCTGCGGCCTCGCACCACCCGCTCCATCTTCCAGCACAGAGCCACGTCCTGCACCACTACTCAAGCAGCCCCCACTCCCCCACCAAAAGAGCCCAGCATCTTCAAGACGCGCTCAGCCTTCCCAAGCCGCAGCAGCTACGTGGAGTATGTGCAGGCGAACCTGGTGTGCGGCATGAGGGTGCGCATGCTGGAGGACTACGAGCAGGTCAGCGCGGGTGACGAGGGTGACTTCCGCCAGAGCAACGACGGCACACCGCCTGTGCAG GTGTACTGGCAAGCCCTGGGCTCTACATACTGGGTTCACTGGCACATGGTGGAGATCATTGGCCCTTCAGGGCAAGAGGAGCATGAGGGCCAGGAGAAAGTGTCCACCCTGACACACAGCCACAAACTGGCAGCAG CGCAAAGAGGTTCAAGTGAAGATG TTGCGCAGCCGTTTTTCTGCAAGCCCTTTGGGGGGCTGTACTCCCTGCCTTACCTGGGGGAGCAGCCGACCAAGGCTGCAGAGATCCTGAGCCGTGCCGAGTGGTGGGAGCTGCTCTTCTTCGTGAAGAAGCTGGAAGCGCAGGAGCAGAAAGAGATCGCCTGCCTCATCCAGCAGAACTGGGGAGAGCAG CTGTTGGAGGTGGATGAAGAAGCCCTGATCCAGCTGTCGGTACCTGTGGAGCTGGCCCAGAAGGTGCTGCTGGTCTTGGAGAAGCGGTGCCAGGGCAGCGCTCAGCGTGACCTGCGCGGCTCCCACATCTACGCCAAATACTTCCTCGGTAGAGGGGCCGAGCAGGATGGCAGAGGGAGCACCGTGGTGTCCTCGGAGGGTGCCAGCTGCGGGAGCACTAGCCCTGAAGCCACGACGGCCAAGGCAGTGAAGGAAGACCTTTCCGCAGCCACAGTGCCTCCCCGAGCCCCCGCTGTGGCGGTGAAGTCGGATTCCCAGCTGTTCAGCGAGCTCCTTGCGAGGGAAGGGCTGTTCTTCCCGGAGGTGATGGAGGAGCAGATCAAAG cgTTGGTCAGCTCCAAGGGGGTGAGCGAGAGGGGCTCGCTGGCCAAGGTTGCAGCCATGGTGGATGTgatccagagcagcagctcagaggtGGGGCTGCGCTTAGCCGGGCTCAAGCACATCGTGAAGATCCTGGAGGAGGAGCCTGAGCCCGAGCAGCAAGTCGGCAAAGCCCAGGGCGGGCTGGGGACCAGGAGTGTTGG GGAGAAGCTGGTGAAGGTGGCAGTGGAGCTGCTGAGCACTGAGGTGGCAGAGAAGGCCCTGGTGGTGGTGACGCTGCGGCTGCTGGCCGTGCTCATGGCGAAGTACGACTGGCGTGTGCGGTTTGCCACGGAGGGCGGTGTGCGGGCTGTGCTGGCCTGCATGCAGCAGCATGGCTCCTCTGCCCTGGTGCAGCAGGCTGGCCTGGCG GCCCTGAAGGTACTGGTGGGAGCTGTGGCTGGCGAGCCAGGAGGTGCCGGCGGGAAGCCCTTGCCCCTGAACCATGCCGACGCGCAGATGATGCGGGAGATCTTTGCCAGCATTGGCTCTGCCTCCAGCGAGGGCTCGGCAAGCCTGCTGCGTGCCATCCCTGCTGCCATGAGCACCATGCAGAGGGTCCCAGG GGGCTCCTCAGGGGTGCAGAACGGCTTGCTGGTGGTGAACATGCTGATCGACGGCCACCGTGGCCTGGCGGAGCAGCTGGCAAGCTGCGATCTCCCCAcggtgctgcagagctgctggtgggacAGGCAGAGCGCTGGCTGCCCTCACGCGATGCTGGCCCTCGGCGTGATCAACCGCCTTGCGGAGCACCGGCTACCCCTGGGCCTGGAGATGGCAG GCAGAGAGGCCCCACTGGACCTGAGGGACATGCAGACGCTTCTGGGTGGCCTGGGGGACAGCATCTTGTCCAAGGACGTGGTGGTGGCCCTAGAGCGGCAGCTCTGTGGCGAAGGCCCCGTCCCCTCTGGCGAGGtggcccagctgctgcaggaccaCAGGTGCTTCAGGCTGCTGCTGCGCAGCTTTGAGCTGCTGGGGGCAGAGAAGGCTGTGAGCCTGAGCATCCTCAG GATCCTGAACAAGTTCCTGGACAGTTACCAGGAGGATGTGCTGCCCTGGCACGAGTGTGTGGAGCCCTGTTTGTCCTCCCTGAGTGCCCACTGCAGTGACCGAGAG CAGGTGGTGCAGGAGTTCGTTGGCTTCCTGCACCGCCTGGCCACCGCCAGCAAGGACTGCACGGTGGCGATGTGCCGTGTGGGCACCCGCGAGGCTCTGTCCAAAGCCCTGGACAAGCACGGCGTGGCCCCGTCGCTGGCGCCAGCCCTGCTCGACCTGGTGATTGACTGCGAGAAGTATGCCAGCCTCTACAAGAAGCTGACGACCAGCATCTTGGCTGGCTGCATCCAG CTGGTCCTGGGGCAGATTGAGGAGCACCGCCGGAGCCACCAGCCCATCAGCATCCCCTTCTTTGACGTCTTTCTGCGCAACCTGTGCCAAG GCTCCAACGTGGAGGTGAAGGAGGACAAGTGTTGGGAGAAGGTGCAGGTCTCCTCCAACCCCCACCGGGCCAGCAAGCTCACGGATGGGAACCCCAAGACGTACTGGGAGTCAAACGGCAGCACTGGCTCCCACTTCATCACCGTCCACATGCAGTGTGGTGTGGTGGTCAG GGAGATGAGCATGCTGGTGGCCAGCGAGGACTCCAGCTACATGCCGGCCCGTGTCGTGGTGCTGGGGGGAGACAGCCCGGCCACCATCAGAACTGAGCTTAACGCG GTGACCGTCCTGCCCTCCGACAGCAGAGTGATCCTGCTGGAGAACATGACCCGCTTCTGGCCCGTCATCCAGATCCGGGTGAAGCGGTGCCAGCAG GGCGGCATTGACACACGTGTGCGTGGCATCGAGGTGCTGGGTCCCAAGCCCACTTTCTGGCCCATCTTCAAGGAGCAGCTGTGCCGGCGGACGTTCCTCTCCTGCACTGCTCGGGCTCATGCCTGGTGCCAGGAGATCTGCCGGGACC GGCGACTGCTGCAGCTCTTTGGCAG GCTGAACCGGGCGCTGCAGCACGAGCAGGGCTTTGCCGACCGCTTCCTTCCTGATGACGAGGCAGCCCGGGCCTTGGGCAGGACGTGCTGGGAGGCCCTGGTGAACCCCTTGGTGCAGAGCATCACCAGCCCAG ACCCCCACGGCGTCA CCCTGGCCTGGCTGCTGAGTGAGTACCTGGAGAGCGCGGAGCCGTCCCGCCGTGCCACGAGCCGTGGCGCTGTCTTCGGTTCCCGTGTGCGGCGCCTGACCCAGCTCCTGGTGCACGTGGACCCCGGCAGCCCAGAGCCAGAGGAAGCAAGAGCAGCTG GTGGGAAGGAGGGCAAGAACAAGGAGGTGCCGGCCAGGGCTGTGAAGGCGGCGGTGGAGAAGTCAAGCGGCCTGTGGGGCATCTCGCAGTGCTGGCGTGGCGTGGTGCAGCAGCAG GTGCAGCGGTTCCTGGAGGCGGCAGGGCAGGCGCCGGACCTTGTGGAGCGATACTGCGGGCTGTACCAGCGCCTGCGCGGTGCCACAGAGGAGCTCTTTGGGCAGCAGGCTGCCTTTGTGCTGGCCCTGGGCCAGGGCTTCGCTGGGGCTTTGCTTCAGCTCTCCTTCCTTACCACCCTGCAC GTGAGTGAACAGTTTGCCCGCTACCTTGATGGGCAGATCCAGGAGCTCCATGGGGCTGTGGGCAGCGCAGGGCCGCTGCAGCGGCTGCAGCAGATCCTGGAGCCCTTCGTCGTCTTCAGTGGCCTGGAGCTCGCCCACACCTTCGAGCACTTCTACCG GCACTACCTGGGGGACCGGCTCCTGGCGCAAGGGCCGTCTTGGCTGGAAGGAGCCATTGTGGACCAGATCGGGCTGTGCTTCCCCAGCCGCTTCCCCCAAGAGATGCTGAGCAACTTGGCTGAGTCGGAGGAGCTCCAGCAGCAGTTTTacctcttccagctgcaggagcaggacaagCGGCTGCTGGAGCTAGACATGGGCCTGGACGAG GCACTGGGGACGGCGTCGGTGGCGGATGTGCCGGAGGTGAAGGTGCTGGCCTTGGCCCCGCGCTGCTGGCCCGTTTCCCCGTCCTGCTACATGGATGAACCTGGGAGGTTTTTCTCGGCGGACCTGAGCTCTCCCCTGGATGAGTTTGCCGACTTCTGCAGGCGGA GCCAGagccagctgggctgggagtgCACGAAGCCCCGGCGGTTGCAGTGGACGTGGCTGGGCCATGCTGAACTGCAGTTTGGAGACTGCGTCCTCCACGTGTCCACGCTGCAGATGTACATCCTGCTGTGCTTCAACAGCGCTGAG GAGGTGGCTGTGGAGGCCCTGCTGCAGGCTACGGGGCTCCCTGCTGACCTGGTGCACCACGCGCTGACACCGCTGACCCACGGCGAGGGCGTCCTGGTGTGGAGCTGCATGCCGGGAG CTCCAGGTGCACTGCGGCTGAAccaggcagccctggcccaTGCCTCTGGCCGCCACCTGAGGCTGCTGCCCCGGCAGAGGTACCTGCGGGCGGAGAGGGCTGAGCTCAGCGCcctggaaaggaagaggaacatCCTCTGCTGCCTCATCACCCGCATCCTCAAGGTGGAGAAGCAGCTCCACATTGACAACCTGGTGTTTAGG GTGATTGATGCCTGTCAGAAGGGTGAGTTGAGTCCAGGGCTGCAGTTCCTGAGCTTCTGCTGCCACAGCGTGGATGTGCTGTCCTGTGTCCTGCACCTGCTGAACCAGGGCTATCTCCGGCGCCAGGAGGAGAGGCCTCATGTCTTGGAATACATCTCTGCTGAGCCCACAACACCCCCTACCTCCCAGGTCCAGCCCCAGGTTGCCTTCCAGACTGTAGAGATCAAGACAGCAGCAAGCCCAGCCTCTGCCGAAAGGCGACAGACTTTTTCTACCTTCAGGTAG